A region of Myxococcus stipitatus DSM 14675 DNA encodes the following proteins:
- a CDS encoding ABC transporter ATP-binding protein, with protein MTPSPSDDLAVDARGLLKRFGGFTALNGLDLQIPRGAFYAYLGPNGAGKSTSIALLTGVYGPDAGSIRMLGVDAVKKPLEVKRRVGVVPEELSLFERLTGRQYLTFCARMYGLDGDVAAARAAELLELTELTYKAGALVSEYSKGMRRRLAIAAALIHAPELVLLDEPFEGIDVLAAGVIRELLRELSRRGVTLLLTTHVLEIAERLATHAGIIQGGRMLDQGTVPSLLARYDCPSLEAVFEKLIAVPASRNARLSFYGEAPAPVVALREPA; from the coding sequence ATGACGCCCTCCCCTTCCGATGACCTGGCCGTCGACGCGCGCGGGCTGCTCAAGCGCTTCGGCGGCTTCACCGCGCTCAATGGCCTGGACCTCCAGATTCCCAGGGGGGCGTTCTACGCGTACCTGGGGCCCAACGGCGCCGGGAAGTCCACCAGCATCGCGCTCTTGACGGGTGTGTACGGGCCCGACGCGGGCTCCATCCGCATGCTGGGCGTGGACGCGGTGAAGAAGCCGCTCGAGGTGAAGCGCCGCGTGGGCGTGGTGCCGGAGGAGCTGAGCCTCTTCGAGCGGCTCACCGGGCGGCAGTACCTCACGTTCTGCGCGCGCATGTACGGGCTGGACGGAGACGTGGCCGCGGCCCGGGCCGCGGAGCTGCTGGAGCTGACGGAGCTGACGTACAAGGCGGGCGCGCTCGTCTCGGAGTACTCCAAGGGCATGCGGCGGAGGCTCGCCATCGCGGCGGCGTTGATCCACGCGCCGGAGCTGGTGCTGCTGGATGAGCCCTTCGAGGGCATCGACGTGCTGGCCGCGGGCGTCATCCGCGAGCTCTTGCGCGAGCTGAGCCGGCGCGGGGTGACGCTGCTGCTCACCACGCATGTGCTGGAGATCGCCGAGCGACTGGCCACCCACGCGGGCATCATCCAGGGCGGCAGGATGCTGGACCAGGGCACGGTGCCGTCGCTGCTGGCGCGCTACGACTGCCCCTCGCTGGAGGCGGTGTTCGAGAAGCTCATCGCCGTGCCGGCCTCGCGCAACGCGCGGCTGTCGTTCTACGGCGAGGCCCCCGCCCCCGTCGTGGCGCTGCGGGAGCCGGCATGA